The Thiovibrio frasassiensis region TGGGCAAGCGTCGTTTTTGCCGGGTGCTCTTTGTGTAGAATACATTGAATCCTTTCTTCTTGAAGAAAAGTGATTTTTTCAGTTGTTCTTTTCAAGAGATAAAAAAAGACATCCTCTCTGTTTTAGCGCAGGAGAGGATGTCTTTTTTTTAGGCTCTGTCATGGTGAAGCGCTATTTCTCCTGACCCAGGAGAAAAAATTCTATCAACCGCATTTGGTTTCATCGTATGGGTCATAGGTATTGGCCCCATAGCGCCAGAGAAAATCGTTGATCGCCAGTTGATCTTCCAACGTTATCCCATCCCATGCCCCCTGTTTGGCGCACAGGGGGTACCTTTGGTAAAAAACCCGGTTCCAGCCACGCGGGGGTATGGATTCGGCATTGAGATAGGGCGCGCCCTTGTCATTCTTGCGGGTGTGACAGCTTTTGCACCGATCCGCCCACAGATGGCGTCCCTTGCCATACCACATGCTATCCCCCCCGAGGATGCGGCAGCTGTCGGTGCCTTTATCGTAGCGCTTGAGATCTTTTGCCTCGGCTGGCAATGAAAAAGCGGTAAAAAGAACTGAGACCATTAAAATACTGAGAAAGAGCTGTCGGTGGCGCATAGTGTTTTCTCCTTTTCTCCAAAAAAAGTAGTTATTCTTTCCTTCCTTCTCTAGAGTATAGACAGAGGTGCCTGATCTTGAACAGTGTCGTTAGCGACAATGAAGGGGTTGAATCCGTCAGTGCGTTGTTTTGCCTGAAAAAGCTATTGTCTCATGCAGATGTTTGGTGCATCATGGGTTGTGACTAGACGTCCAGCAAGGGGGTGCAATGAAGAAGGTTACAATCTTGGCCTTGGATGGGGCCTCGGCGACAACGATTACCGGCCCCATGGATGTGTTCACCAATGCCGGAGTTTTGTGGAATAAAATTTTCGGGCAGAGCGTTTTTCCATTTTTTGAGGTGGAGATTGCGACCATCTCCGGAAAGCCGATTATCTGTAATAATAACCTGCCGTTACAGCCGCATACCGCTATCCGGGATATCACGCAGACAGATCTTATCATTGTTCCGGCGGTGTTTAATATCGAAAATTCCTTGGCCAAACACGGGAATACGGTGATTCCCTGGCTGATTGGCCACTACGAGCAGGGTGCCCACCTGGCCAGCATATGCACCGGTTCCTTTGTCCTTGCCCTGACCGGCCTGCTCAACGGCAGGGAGGCCACAACGCACTGGGCGGTGGCGGAAGAGTTTCGCCAACTCTATCCCAAGGTGATTCTCAAGCCGGAAAAGCTTATCACCGATGCCGGTGATATTTTTTGTTCGGGGTCTTTCAGCAGCTGCATTGACCTTGCCATGTATCTGGTGGAGAAGTACTGCGGTCATCAAGTGGCGGTGGAATGCAGTAAAGCCCTGGCGCATGATATGGGGAGATTTTCCCAGGCACCCTATATGCCCTTTCGTTTTCAGCGTAACCACAAAGATGATGCCGTCTTGCGTTGCCAGCATTTTCTTGAAGAGCAGTTTCCCGAAGAGATCGATATTGAAGTGTTGGCCGGCCGCAACGGCATGGGCCGCCGGACTATGGAACGGCGCTTTAAGGCGGCTACCGGCGATACGCCGTTGAGTTACCTGCAGCGGGTGCGGGTGGAGCAGGCTAAAAAGATGCTGGAGTCAGGCAGGGAGACCTTTGACGAGATCAGTTACAAGGTGGGTTACGAGGACAGCAGTTTTTTCCGGCGGGTGTTCAGAAAATATACCGGGCTGAAACCTACGGAATATCGCGGGAAGTTTCAGCGCATTATCAATATGTCCGATTCATGATCGATGGGATTTGTCTTTCAGGCGTCACCGTGTCGATTTGGGTATGGTAGGGATCTCTGTTTGGCGCATGGTAAGGCATTTTCAGTGCGGAACATTTTTTCGCGGTGACGATATCCAGAGCAAGACACCGAAGTGACGCCTTGCTCTGGTGTCATGCAAACCGGCACCTTATTTGCCCCATTTCTGTTGGATTCTCTGGATCGCTTCCTGCACATTCTCGTGTGAGCCAAAGGCAGAGAGCCGAAAATATCCTTCGCCGCTGGGGCCAAAGCCGCTGCCAGGCGTGCCTACCACATGGCATTCATTGAGCAGTTTATCGAAGAAATCCCAGCTTTTCATGCCTTCCGGTGTTTTGAGCCAGATGTAGGGGGCGTTGACCCCGCCATAGCAAGTGATGCCCGCCGCTTTGAGTCCTGCCAGAATAAGACGAGCATTCTCCATGTAAAAGGAAATGGTTTCCTGCACCTGGGGCCAGCCCTCTTCAGAATAGACTGCAGCCGCAGCCCGCTGTACCGGATAGGAGACTCCGTTGAATTTGGTGGATTGCCGGCGATTCCAGAGTTTGTTCAAGGCAACTTTTTCGCCGCTTTTGGTAAGGGCCATCAGTTGCTCGGGAATAACGGTCAGGCCGCAGCGCACCCCGGTAAAACCCGCAGTTTTTGAGAAGGAGCGGAATTCGATGGCGCAAGTCTTGGCCCCTTCAATCTCGTAGATGGAGTGGGGGATGCCCGGTTCGCTGATGAATGCTTCGTAAGCCGCATCAAAGAAGATGAGCGAGCCTTGGGCGTTGGCATAGTCAACCCAGGCTTTCAGTTCAGTCCTGGTGGCTACCATGCCGGTGGGGTTGTTCGGGTAGCAGAGGTAGATGATGTCAACCTCTTCCTTGGGGAGGGCAGGGGCAAAGTTGTTAGCCTCGGTGCAGGGCATATAGACCAGCCCCTCGTAGTATCCCTTGTCGTCAGCTTCGCCGCTCCGGCCGATCATGACATTGGTGTCGTTATACACCGGATAGACCGGATCGCAGATGGCGACCTTGTTATCCAAGGCCAGGATGTCGAGGATATTGGCGCTGTCGCATTTGGAACCATCGGAGATGAAGACTTCCGACGGCATGAGCTCTACGCCAAGCGGCTTGTATGATTTTTCAATGATGATCTTGCTCAGCCAATCGTACCCCTGTTCCGGCCCGTAGCCGTGGAAGGATTCTCCCCGTGCCAGATCGTCCACCCCGTCATGGAAGGCCTTGATGACTGCCGGGGCAAGGGGTCTGGTTACGTCGCCGATACCCAGGCGGATCACCTTGGCCTCGGGATTGGCATCGGTAAAAGCTTTTACCCTGCGGCCGATTTCCGGAAAGAGATAGCCTGCTTTCAGTTTGAGATAGTTTTCATTTATTAAGGTCATGTTCCCTCCTGCGTAAAAAAGCTTAACTCTTCAGCTTGATTCCGTAATGGAACGAAAATTACGGAATGTAACTAGGTAGCAGTGCCGCAGATGCTAGGAAGAGGTCTGCGAAGTGTGCTATTGCACATGAGCAGGCCGATGACAACGCAGATGTGGTGCTGCTAACTAGTTATAAAAAAATCCTGCCTTGCAAGGCAAGGCAGGATTCCCAAACAAGACTTGGTCAAGCCATGTTTTATTTCTTTTCCGGCTCCAGAGCCTTGGCCCGGCCTTCCAGGAATTTCCAGGCTTTTTCTACATCCTTTTGACTCATCGCCATGAGTTCGTCAGCGTGCTCCGGATTCATCATCTTCAGAGCGCGGTAACGGTTCTCGTTCAAGGCGTATTCCGCAAAGGGAATGGACGGCGCCTTGCTGTCGATGGTTAAGGGGTTCTTGCCCTGTTCTTCCAGCTCGGGGTTGTAACGGTACAGAGGCCAGTGACCACAGTTCACCGCTTTCTTCTGCTGGTCAAAGCCCTTGGCCATGTTGATACCGTGGTTGATGCAGTGTGCATACGCGATGATCAGAGAGGGGCCATCGTACGCCTCGGCTTCGGCAAACGCCTTAACCACCTGGCTCGGGTTGGCACCCAGCGCGATCTTGGCCACATAGACGTTGCCGTAGGTGGAGAAGATCATGCCGATATCCTTCTTCGGCATCTTTTTGCCGCCGGCGGCGAACTGAGCCGTGGCTGCGCGCGGGGTGGACTTGGACATCTGGCCGCCGGTGTTGGAGTAAACCTCGGTATCCATGATCAGGACGTTGACGTTCTCGCCGGAGGCCAGCACGTGGTCCAGACCGCCGTAACCGATGTCGTAGGCCCAGCCGTCACCGCCGAAGATCCAGACGGATTTTTTAACCAGGTAGTCCGCCACGGGCAGAAGCCGTTTGGCGATGAGCGATTTGCTGCCGGCAAGAGCCTCTTTCAGCTTGGCAACCCGGCCGCGCTGGGCTTCGATCTCGTCCTGGGTTTTCTGGGGAGCAGTGGTGAGCTCGCTCGCCATCTTCTTGGTGATGAGTTTTTCAGCCACCGCCTTTTCCAGCAACTCGGCGGCCTGGGATGCGAATTTGTTGGCGGTATTGCGCATGCCAAGACCGAATTCGGCATTGTCCTCGAACAGGGAGTTCGCCCAGGCGGGCCCGCGGCCATCGGCCCGCTTGCAGTAGGGGGTGGTGGGCAGGTTGCCGCCGTAGATTGAGGAGCAGCCCGTGGCGTTGGCAATCAGCATCCGGTCGCCGAACATCTGGGTGGCAAGCTTGATGTAGGGGGTTTCGCCGCAACCGGCACAGGCCCCGGAAAACTCGAACATGGGCCGGAGCAACTGGCTGCCCTTGACGGTGGAAGGATCGATTTCCTTGTTCGCAACCTCGGGCAGGTTCAGGAAGTATTTGACGTTGGGAATTTCCTGGGTGCGGACCTTTTCGCTGTTTTCGATCATCTTCAGGGCCTTTTCCTTGGCCGGGCAGGCATCGACACAGAGGGTGCAGCCACAGCAGTCTTCGGTGAAGACCTGAATGATGGTTTTGCTGCCCTTGAACTGGGCGCCGACAGCGTCAACGCTCTTCATGCTCTTGGGCATTTTTTTGAGGTCGCCACTCTTGACGATCTTCATCCGGATGGCGGCATGGGGGCAAGCCAGGGAGCAGCGGCCGCACTGAATGCAGTTTTTGGGGAGCCACTCGGGCACATGCACCGCAATGTTGCGCTTCTCGTACTGGGTGGTGCCGGTGGGCCAGGTGCCGTCACAGGGCATCTGGGAGACCTTGACCTGGTCGCCCTTGCCCTCGATCATCTTGGCAGTGACCTCCTTGACAAAGGCCGGAGCATCCGCGGGAACAACGGGCGGCCTTTCGTGGCCGCCTGCGGTCTTGGGAATCTTCACCTCAACAATATTGTTTACGGCCACATCCACCGCACCGTAGTTCATGTTGACGACCTTGTCGCCTTTCTTGCCGTAGGTCTTCTTGATCGCATCCTTGATGGCCTTGATGGCCTCGGCCTTGGTGAGAATGCCGGAGATCAGGAAGAAGGCGGTCTGCATGATCATGTTGATTCTGGCGCCCAGGCCGATGGCCTCGGCCAGGGTGATGGCATCGATGATATAGAATTTGGCCTTTTTCTCCATCAGATCCTTTTGGACCGAGGATGGGAGCTGTTTCCAGACTTGGTCCTTATTAAAGGTTGTGGTCAGGAGGAAGGTGCCGCCGGTTTCCAGGTTGCCCAGCAAGTCGTATTTGTCAAGAAAGGTGAAGTTGTGGCAGGCTACGAAGTTCGCCTTGTTGATCAGATACGGGGCAACAATCTTGTTTTTGCCGAAACGCAGATGGCTGGTGGTGATGGAGCCGGACTTCTTGGAGTCGTAAACAAAGTAGCCCTGGGCGTTGTTCGGGGTCTCGGTACCGATGATCTTGATGGTGTTCTTGTTGGCGCCCACGGTGCCGTCCGCGCCGAGGCCGTAAAACATGGCCCGGTAGACATCCTTGCCTTCGATGTCGAAGGAGGGGTTGTACTTGAGACTGGTCTTGGCCACATCGTCATCGGGACCGACGCAGAAGTTGTTCTTTTGCTTTTTGGCGGCCATGTTATCAAACACCGCCTTGACCATGGCCGGGGTAAACTCGGCGGAGCCAAGACCGTAACGGCCACCCAGAATGTTGGGGGATTTTTTGAGGGTGCCCGCTTCCACCGCTTCGCCGATTGCGGCGCGGATGTCAAGATAAAGGGGCTCGCCGGCAGCACCGGGCTCCTTGGTACGGTCGAGCACGGTGATGCGCTTGACCTTCTTGGGCAGGGCCTTGATGAGGGCGGCTGAGTCGAAGGGGCGGAACAAGCGGACAACGACCAGACCGAGTTTCTTGCCTTTCTTGGCCAGATGCTCAACCGTGGCGGTAACGGTCTCGGCACCGGAACCCATCATGATGATGATGTCCTCGGCATCCGGAGAGCCGTAGTAATCAAAGAGATGGTACTTGCGGCCGGTGAGCTTGGCAAACTTGTCCATGGTTTTTTGAACGATGGTTGGAGTCGCGGCGTAGAATTTGTTCACCGTTTCGCGGCCGGTGAAGTACACATCCGGGTTCTGGGCGGTGCCGCGCATCATGGGCCGGTCTGGAGAGAGGCCGCGCTCACGGTGGGCGAGGATCAGATCCTCGTCGATCATCTTGCGCATGTCGTCATGGGTGAGTTGCTCGATCTTCTGGATCTCGTGGGAGGTCCGGAAGCCATCGAAGAAATGCATGAAGGGGATGCGGCTCTGCAGCGCGGCCTGAGTGGAGATCAGCGCCATGTCCTGACATTCTTGAACATTCTGGGAGCACAGCATGGCCCAGCCGGTCTGGCGGGTGGCCATGACGTCGCTATGGTCACCGAAGATGGAAAGACCCTGGCAGGCAATGGAGCGGGCGGTGACATGGAAGACGGTCGGGGTCAGTTCGCCGGCCAGCTTGTACATGTTGGGTACCATCAGAAGCAGCCCTTGGGAGGCAGTAAAGGTGGTGCAGAGCGCACCGGTGGTCAGGCTGCCGTGCAGGGCACCGGCAACGCCGCCCTCGGACTGCATCTGGGTCACAACCGGAATGGAGCCCCAGATATTCTCCTGCTTGGAGGCTGACTTGGTATCGGACTCCGCCGCCATGGGAGTAGAGGGGGTGATGGGATAGATCGTGATGATCTCGCTGGTGGCGTAGGCCACATGGGTGCATGCCTGATTACCATCAATGGTGACCATTTTCCGGGACATAGACTCATCTCCTTCCATTCGATTGGGTTGTTAATGGTTAAACTTTCAGGGCCGCACCCCGTTGTGCGCGAAGCAAAAATGGCTGCGGCCAAAATAACGTTGTTATTGACAGGGAAAAAACAAAATCACAGGCAGCTCTTTACGTATAAATACGAGGGGTTAAAAGTATCTGCCCGTCTGTCATTCTTGCTGAACTCAACAATCTAAACGAAGTTTTCAAGAATATCCAGTTTTTATTTTAGCGGCTGGTTTTGCGCGGTTTTTATGATGAGTTCCTGGGATTTGAGCAAGACCTTAGTGTCCGGCGGGACGGACTGGGTGAGCCAGGTGTTGCCGCCAATGACCGATCTGGCGCCGATGATGGTATCCCCTCCCAGGATGGTGGAGCCGGCATACACGGTGACATCGTCTTCAATGGTAGGATGGCGTTTGCTCTGGCGGTCAAGATCGCCGGAGTCGTCCCTCTTGAAGGACAAGGCTCCTAAGGTCACGCCTTGATACAGTTTAACCCGCTGGCCGAGGATGCTTGTCTGGCCAATAACCACGCCGGTGCCGTGGTCGATGAAAAACGAGGCGCCGATGGTGGCGCCGGGATGGATATCGATCCCGGTGATGCTGTGGGCATGCTCGCTCATGATCCGTGGCAGGATGGGAACCCCGAGGGCATACAGCTCGTGGGCGACCCGATACACCATGATGGCGTAGATGCCGGGATAGCTGAAGATGATTTCGTCAAAACTGCCGGCGGCAGGGTCGCCTTCGAAGGCTGCACGGACGTCAGTGGCAAGAATCGCCCGCAGGGCAGGCAATGAATTGACGAATTTGAAGGCGTTTTCCTTGCCAGTATCTTCGCAATGCTGGCAGCTTATGTCGTGGCGAAGACACTCGTGCCGAATGGCGTTGGTGATTTCCCTTGTCAGTTTTTCGTAAAGACCGGAGATCTCCAGGCCCAACTGGTATTTGAGGCTGATCCGGTCGATGCCTTGGTTTCGGAAATAACCGGGGAAGAGGATGTCGCGGCAGGATTCCAGGATGTCGATGATGTGCTGGCGGCTGGGCAGGGGTTCTGCTTCCACGTGTTCAAAGCAGGCGTTGTTGTAACAGGTGTCCACCACCTGATCGACTATCTGCGGAAGCCGACTCCGAAAATCGGAGGTGGTCGGATGCTCCTTGGGGCAGGCTTCGTTCTGGGTAAGGGGGATTTTTTTCGTCTGGGGCACGGTGTGTCCTCCGGTTTTTACAAAAAAAACAGGAAAAGAATAAACAGCGGAATATGGATTGAAACAGTAACAACGATTTGTTGTTCCCTCAAGAATTCCCTGAAATTATCTGGTGTTTT contains the following coding sequences:
- a CDS encoding serine O-acetyltransferase, with translation MPQTKKIPLTQNEACPKEHPTTSDFRSRLPQIVDQVVDTCYNNACFEHVEAEPLPSRQHIIDILESCRDILFPGYFRNQGIDRISLKYQLGLEISGLYEKLTREITNAIRHECLRHDISCQHCEDTGKENAFKFVNSLPALRAILATDVRAAFEGDPAAGSFDEIIFSYPGIYAIMVYRVAHELYALGVPILPRIMSEHAHSITGIDIHPGATIGASFFIDHGTGVVIGQTSILGQRVKLYQGVTLGALSFKRDDSGDLDRQSKRHPTIEDDVTVYAGSTILGGDTIIGARSVIGGNTWLTQSVPPDTKVLLKSQELIIKTAQNQPLK
- a CDS encoding LL-diaminopimelate aminotransferase — its product is MTLINENYLKLKAGYLFPEIGRRVKAFTDANPEAKVIRLGIGDVTRPLAPAVIKAFHDGVDDLARGESFHGYGPEQGYDWLSKIIIEKSYKPLGVELMPSEVFISDGSKCDSANILDILALDNKVAICDPVYPVYNDTNVMIGRSGEADDKGYYEGLVYMPCTEANNFAPALPKEEVDIIYLCYPNNPTGMVATRTELKAWVDYANAQGSLIFFDAAYEAFISEPGIPHSIYEIEGAKTCAIEFRSFSKTAGFTGVRCGLTVIPEQLMALTKSGEKVALNKLWNRRQSTKFNGVSYPVQRAAAAVYSEEGWPQVQETISFYMENARLILAGLKAAGITCYGGVNAPYIWLKTPEGMKSWDFFDKLLNECHVVGTPGSGFGPSGEGYFRLSAFGSHENVQEAIQRIQQKWGK
- a CDS encoding GlxA family transcriptional regulator — translated: MKKVTILALDGASATTITGPMDVFTNAGVLWNKIFGQSVFPFFEVEIATISGKPIICNNNLPLQPHTAIRDITQTDLIIVPAVFNIENSLAKHGNTVIPWLIGHYEQGAHLASICTGSFVLALTGLLNGREATTHWAVAEEFRQLYPKVILKPEKLITDAGDIFCSGSFSSCIDLAMYLVEKYCGHQVAVECSKALAHDMGRFSQAPYMPFRFQRNHKDDAVLRCQHFLEEQFPEEIDIEVLAGRNGMGRRTMERRFKAATGDTPLSYLQRVRVEQAKKMLESGRETFDEISYKVGYEDSSFFRRVFRKYTGLKPTEYRGKFQRIINMSDS
- the nifJ gene encoding pyruvate:ferredoxin (flavodoxin) oxidoreductase: MSRKMVTIDGNQACTHVAYATSEIITIYPITPSTPMAAESDTKSASKQENIWGSIPVVTQMQSEGGVAGALHGSLTTGALCTTFTASQGLLLMVPNMYKLAGELTPTVFHVTARSIACQGLSIFGDHSDVMATRQTGWAMLCSQNVQECQDMALISTQAALQSRIPFMHFFDGFRTSHEIQKIEQLTHDDMRKMIDEDLILAHRERGLSPDRPMMRGTAQNPDVYFTGRETVNKFYAATPTIVQKTMDKFAKLTGRKYHLFDYYGSPDAEDIIIMMGSGAETVTATVEHLAKKGKKLGLVVVRLFRPFDSAALIKALPKKVKRITVLDRTKEPGAAGEPLYLDIRAAIGEAVEAGTLKKSPNILGGRYGLGSAEFTPAMVKAVFDNMAAKKQKNNFCVGPDDDVAKTSLKYNPSFDIEGKDVYRAMFYGLGADGTVGANKNTIKIIGTETPNNAQGYFVYDSKKSGSITTSHLRFGKNKIVAPYLINKANFVACHNFTFLDKYDLLGNLETGGTFLLTTTFNKDQVWKQLPSSVQKDLMEKKAKFYIIDAITLAEAIGLGARINMIMQTAFFLISGILTKAEAIKAIKDAIKKTYGKKGDKVVNMNYGAVDVAVNNIVEVKIPKTAGGHERPPVVPADAPAFVKEVTAKMIEGKGDQVKVSQMPCDGTWPTGTTQYEKRNIAVHVPEWLPKNCIQCGRCSLACPHAAIRMKIVKSGDLKKMPKSMKSVDAVGAQFKGSKTIIQVFTEDCCGCTLCVDACPAKEKALKMIENSEKVRTQEIPNVKYFLNLPEVANKEIDPSTVKGSQLLRPMFEFSGACAGCGETPYIKLATQMFGDRMLIANATGCSSIYGGNLPTTPYCKRADGRGPAWANSLFEDNAEFGLGMRNTANKFASQAAELLEKAVAEKLITKKMASELTTAPQKTQDEIEAQRGRVAKLKEALAGSKSLIAKRLLPVADYLVKKSVWIFGGDGWAYDIGYGGLDHVLASGENVNVLIMDTEVYSNTGGQMSKSTPRAATAQFAAGGKKMPKKDIGMIFSTYGNVYVAKIALGANPSQVVKAFAEAEAYDGPSLIIAYAHCINHGINMAKGFDQQKKAVNCGHWPLYRYNPELEEQGKNPLTIDSKAPSIPFAEYALNENRYRALKMMNPEHADELMAMSQKDVEKAWKFLEGRAKALEPEKK